A genome region from Cucurbita pepo subsp. pepo cultivar mu-cu-16 chromosome LG02, ASM280686v2, whole genome shotgun sequence includes the following:
- the LOC111788092 gene encoding histidine kinase 5-like, with product MVCEMETDVIEDMDIEALTSMWPEDVGPDVRKQFNVERPGADQDMLEEVNIIEEPTIVDFKRLIELTNYTEKGSSQLQYLAKQWEYKQANAVRLLREELDILSKQRKEVELKKLKILEEHLFEEERYAGDKRPISILEESCDIWQDIPRRKTDFVVQSKRVEIDAEYGTVTYWKQRAMDLEKLLEASLQREQILAEKLQENVKNIEKQSSPVEELSQILKRADNFLHFVLQNAPIVFGHQDKELRYRFIYNHFPSLEEEDIIGRTDVEIFSGAGVKESQDFKKEVLEKGLPAKREIQFDTELFGLKTFLIYVEPVFSKAGETIGINYMGMDITDQVKKREKMAKLREEIAVQKAKESELNKTIHITEETMRAKQMLATMSHEIRSPLSGVVSMAEILSTTKLDREQRHLLEVMLSSGDLVLQLINDILDLSKVESGVMKLETTKFRPREVVKHVLQTAAASLRKFLVLEGRIADDVPIEVIGDVLRIRQILTNLISNAIKFTHQGKVGINLYVLPYPPMGKGEECHKKSTADNSTVSAHGLQGGTCLPAPQNGLRGQKHGDRNHLHCDAPGTPNKSETIMNGNRESKSCSPETTVWIRCDVYDTGIGIPENALPSLFKRYMQASADHARKYGGTGLGLAICKQLVELMGGHLTVSSRENHGSTFTFVLPYKVSTSSSSSSTSDDSDELSDEESTDEEMTEGFFQFQPHSFSSLSSSNGPTRMIPNSVRYPNSTKLNGFADGGSYHIPSNNITPQPQETALRDFRLGNATLTSSESQYSLSQINSNLGKEKSTNQPDANARFQNANVNSIQRLETKQEDTLEKPSSKLQKTDQGKERSDASSHCRTASSGSEVTMALEPRILLVEDNKTNIMVAQSMMKKFGQKIDVVTNGIEGVRAVQRRSYDLILMDVFMPVMDGLQATRLIRSFEETGSWEAAVNAGIEPTTPCWTPSSRKRMPIIAMTANTLSESADECYENGMDSFVSKPITFQKLKECLEQYLPQRPL from the exons ATGGTCTGCGAGATGGAGACTGATGTTATTGAAGATATGGACATCGAAGCCCTTACTTCTATGTGGCCTGAGGATGTTGGACCAGATGTTAGAAAGCAGTTCAACGTAGAAAGGCCAGGAGCAGATCAAGATATGTTGGAAGAAGTTAACATAATAGAGGAACCTACAATAGTCGATTTCAAGAGACTTATAGAGTTAACTAACTATACTGAGAAAGGATCATCACAATTACAATACCTTGCAAAACAGTGGGAGTATAAACAAGCAAATGCTGTACGTCTCCTTAGAGAGGAACTTGACATCCTAAGCAAGCAGAGAAAAGAAGTCGAGCTCAAGAAATTGAAGATATTAGAGGAACATCtttttgaggaagaaagataTGCTGGTGATAAACGTCCAATTTCTATTTTGGAAGAATCTTGTGATATATGGCAAGATATTCCAAGGAGGAAAACTGATTTCGTTGTTCAAAGTAAGAGAGTTGAAATTGACGCAGAGTATGGTACAGTGACATACTGGAAGCAGCGAGCCATGGATCTGGAAAAATTATTGGAAGCAAGTCTACAGCGAGAGCAAATACTTGCAGAGAAACTCCAGGAAAAcgtaaaaaatattgaaaagcaGTCCTCGCCAGTTGAGGAGTTGTCACAGATTCTGAAAAGAGCCGACAATTTTTTGCATTTTGTTCTGCAGAATGCACCAATTGTTTTTGGTCATCAG GACAAAGAGTTGCGCTACCGATTTATCTACAATCATTTTCCTAGTTTGGAAGAAGAG GATATTATAGGAAGAACTGACGTTGAAATTTTTAGTGGTGCTGGTGTTAAAGAATCACAAGATTTCAAGAAAGAAGTTCTGGAGAAAGGGTTGCCTGCAAAGAGGGAAATACAGTTTGATACAGAATTGTTTGGGCTGAAGACCTTTTTGATATATGTTGAACCTGTCTTTAGCAAGGCTGGGGAGACGATTGGAATAAATTATATGGGAATGGACATAACTGATCAG GTTAAAAAACGAGAAAAGATGGCAAAACTTCGTGAGGAGATAGCAGTACAAAAGGCAAAGGAATCAGAACTGAACAAAACAATTCATATTACGG AGGAGACAATGCGAGCAAAGCAAATGCTAGCAACCATGTCCCACGAAATTAGATCCCCACTGTCTGGAGTTGTTAGTATGGCTGAGATCTTGTCCACCACAAAACTTGACCGGGAACAACGTCATCTATTGGAAGTTATGCTGTCTTCAGGAGACTTGGTGCTTCAACTTATAAACGATATCTTGGACCTGTCTAAAGTTGAATCAG GAGTAATGAAGTTGGAAACTACCAAATTCCGTCCAAGGGAGGTTGTAAAACATGTTCTGCAGACTGCTGCTGCCTCATTGCGAAAATTCTTAGTTCTGGAGGGACGTATAGCAGATGATGTTCCTATAGAG GTTATTGGAGATGTTCTTAGGATTCGGCAAATTCTCACCAACTTGATCAG CAACGCAATCAAGTTCACTCATCAAGGGAAGGTTGGAATTAACCTCTATGTGTTACCCTATCCACCCATGGGGAAAGGAGAAGAGTGCCATAAGAAATCAACGGCTGATAACTCAACAGTTTCGGCGCATGGTTTGCAAGGAGGAACATGTCTTCCAGCCCCTCAGAATGGCTTGCGTGGCCAAAAACACGGTGACAGAAATCATTTGCATTGTGATGCACCAGGAACCCCAAACAAGAGTGAAACCATAATGAATGGAAATAGAGAAAGCAAATCTTGTTCTCCAGAAACGACGGTATGGATACGTTGTGATGTATACGACACGGGAATTGGAATACCAG AAAATGCATTACCAAGCCTTTTTAAGAGGTACATGCAAGCTAGTGCTGATCACGCTCGGAAGTATGGAGGGACTGGACTTGGACTAGCAATATGCAAACAACTG GTTGAATTGATGGGTGGTCATCTCACCGTTTCCAGCCGAGAGAACCATGGATCAACATTTACCTTTGTATTGCCATACAAGGTTTCaaccagcagcagcagcagcagcactTCCGACGATTCCGATGAGCTCTCAGATGAAGAGTCCACAGATGAAGAAATGACTGAGGGTTTTTTCCAATTCCAACCCCACAGTTTCAGTTCGCTATCATCTTCTAATGGACCCACAAGGATGATCCCAAACTCAGTTCGATATCCCAACTCGACCAAACTCAATGGATTTGCGGACGGTGGTTCTTATCATATTCCTTCAAACAACATCACTCCACAACCACAAGAGACTGCTCTTAGAGATTTCCGTTTAGGCAATGCCACATTAACTTCGAGCGAATCACAGTATTCATTAAGTCAGATCAATTCAAATCTTGGTAAGGAGAAATCAACAAACCAACCCGACGCAAATGCTCGGTTCCAAAATGCGAACGTGAATTCCATTCAACGGTTGGAAACAAAGCAAGAAGATACATTGGAAAAGCCAAGTAGTAAACTCCAAAAAACAGATCAGGGTAAAGAGAGGTCCGATGCAAGTTCCCACTGTAGAACTGCCAGTAGTGGTTCTGAAGTAACAATGGCATTGGAACCCAGAATTCTTCTTGTTGAGGATAATAAGACCAATATTATGGTGGCTCAATCCATgatgaagaagtttggccaAAAAATCGACGTGGTAACCAATGGAATTGAAGGTGTTCGTGCAGTTCAACGACGTTCTTACGATCTCATTCTCATG GATGTGTTCATGCCAGTTATGGATGGCCTTCAAGCTACAAGGTTAATTCGTTCTTTTGAGGAAACAGGCAGCTGGGAGGCGGCTGTAAATGCTGGAATCGAGCCAACTACTCCTTGTTGGACTCCCTCATCCCGTAAAAGAATGCCCATCATTGCT